One region of Flavobacterium sp. KACC 22763 genomic DNA includes:
- a CDS encoding 5-carboxymethyl-2-hydroxymuconate Delta-isomerase — protein sequence MPHFIIDCSENVLRRLAADEIMQGVFDAALSTDLFPDSEIKVRINPFTYYNNGNTLNDFIHVFGYIMEGRNDEQKSNLSKVIVTKLNALLPEVSVISINIQEFEKSNYFNKTMI from the coding sequence ATGCCACACTTTATAATTGATTGCTCAGAAAATGTACTCCGCCGATTAGCTGCAGACGAAATAATGCAGGGAGTTTTTGATGCCGCTTTGTCAACTGATCTTTTCCCAGATTCTGAAATCAAAGTACGCATTAATCCTTTTACGTATTATAACAACGGAAATACCCTAAATGATTTTATTCATGTTTTCGGTTACATTATGGAAGGTAGAAATGACGAGCAAAAGAGCAATCTGTCAAAAGTAATCGTCACAAAACTAAATGCGCTACTTCCAGAAGTTTCTGTAATTTCTATTAATATTCAGGAATTTGAAAAGTCTAACTATTTCAATAAAACGATGATATAA
- a CDS encoding acyltransferase family protein: protein MSSISSDIKPKKHYEILDGLRGVAAILVVAFHIFEAFAGGNRFKQIINHGYLAVDFFFLLSGFVVAYAYDDRWVKMGQWEFYKRRLIRLQPMVIMGMIIGAIFYYFQASDILFPQIAGMEVWKVILTMVIGFTLLPIPPSLEIRGWGEMHPLNGPAWSLFFEYIANILYAVIFRKFSNKVMSVFVLLFAGLLFHYTVFGPKGDVIGGWSFNVEQLYVGFTRLLYPFFAGVLLCRLGKLIHVKNAFWICSILITIVLALPRFGDENSLWINGLYESICIIFIFPIIVAIGAGGEIKNEFSLKICKLLGDISYPIYITHYPLIYWFTAWVVDNKVTMEDGYLEGIGVLIVSIILAFVCLKLYDEPVRKWLMKKFQKKKVSEVLSN from the coding sequence ATGAGTTCAATTTCATCTGATATTAAACCAAAAAAACATTACGAAATACTTGATGGTCTGCGTGGTGTAGCGGCTATTTTGGTAGTTGCGTTTCATATTTTTGAAGCTTTTGCTGGCGGAAATCGTTTTAAACAAATTATAAATCACGGATATCTTGCCGTAGATTTCTTTTTCCTTTTGTCCGGATTTGTTGTCGCTTATGCGTACGACGATCGTTGGGTAAAAATGGGACAATGGGAGTTTTACAAACGCCGTTTGATTCGTTTACAGCCAATGGTAATCATGGGAATGATCATTGGTGCTATCTTTTATTACTTTCAAGCCTCAGATATACTTTTCCCTCAAATTGCAGGAATGGAAGTATGGAAAGTTATTCTAACAATGGTCATCGGATTTACATTGCTGCCAATTCCTCCTTCATTAGAAATTAGAGGTTGGGGAGAAATGCATCCTTTAAACGGTCCGGCATGGTCGCTTTTTTTCGAATATATTGCAAACATCTTGTACGCCGTTATCTTCCGTAAATTTTCGAATAAAGTAATGTCAGTTTTTGTGCTGCTATTTGCCGGACTGTTATTTCATTATACTGTTTTTGGGCCAAAAGGTGACGTTATCGGCGGATGGTCATTCAATGTAGAGCAATTATATGTTGGTTTTACCCGATTATTGTATCCGTTTTTTGCTGGAGTTTTACTGTGCCGTTTAGGGAAATTAATCCATGTAAAAAATGCTTTTTGGATTTGCAGTATTTTGATCACTATTGTTTTGGCATTACCAAGATTTGGAGACGAAAACAGTCTTTGGATCAATGGTTTGTATGAATCAATCTGTATTATTTTTATTTTCCCAATAATTGTGGCAATTGGAGCAGGAGGAGAAATTAAAAACGAATTTTCATTAAAAATCTGTAAGCTTCTAGGAGATATCTCTTATCCAATTTATATCACACATTATCCATTAATTTATTGGTTTACAGCATGGGTTGTAGACAACAAAGTAACAATGGAAGACGGTTATTTAGAAGGAATTGGAGTTTTAATCGTAAGTATAATTCTAGCTTTTGTATGTTTAAAATTATATGATGAACCAGTTAGAAAATGGCTGATGAAGAAATTTCAGAAAAAAAAAGTTTCTGAGGTTCTAAGTAACTAA
- a CDS encoding DUF6377 domain-containing protein, translating to MKNLFLSVFIVLISFPLFASESTDVILKELNEAIKNKQQYVKIKEERIANFKKIKSENLTKEQEYNYNKTLYLEYQKLNSDSAIQYVKKNIKIAEELQNKELFNLAQLQLVTLYSSSGKYRESEAILKSINKKSLPASLLPNYYISYREFFEHYAANSYSAEYRKQIGKYRDSLLGILNPNTLDYQINRIQQEIFIHRKYKESEKQLLSLLSKTKDESPNYAMITYLLGKIGEATHDLEARKRYYALSATSDIKNANKDNASLQELALVFYEIGDVDMAYKLTQSAIEDALYCNVQFRTLLMSEVYSIINTVYLEREAQRKSELQIYLLCISLLSLFLIVAVIYVYIQMKKVSRIRSELFETSQKLAELNKDITETNSQLQESNLQLSEANLVKEEYIAHFFNLCSTYINKLENYRIILNKKATAKQFDEIYKILKSTTLVDNELEELYKNFDIIFLNLYPTFVKDFNALLIPEEQIVLKQNELLNTELRIFALIRLGITDSVKIAAFLRYSLSTIYNYRTRARNKAAVSRNDFEEMVMKIGSKSLKV from the coding sequence TTGAAAAATCTATTTCTTTCCGTTTTTATAGTTCTTATCAGCTTTCCTCTTTTTGCATCGGAGAGCACAGATGTTATATTAAAAGAATTAAATGAGGCAATCAAAAACAAACAGCAATACGTAAAGATTAAAGAAGAACGAATTGCGAACTTCAAGAAAATTAAATCGGAGAATCTTACCAAAGAGCAGGAGTATAATTACAATAAAACACTGTATTTAGAATATCAGAAACTAAATTCCGATTCGGCAATTCAATACGTAAAAAAGAATATCAAAATTGCAGAAGAACTTCAGAATAAAGAACTTTTTAATTTAGCCCAACTGCAACTCGTAACGCTTTATTCTTCTTCTGGAAAATACCGTGAATCTGAAGCCATTTTAAAGAGTATTAATAAAAAAAGCCTTCCGGCTTCCTTACTCCCAAATTATTATATTTCGTATCGTGAGTTTTTCGAGCATTATGCAGCTAATAGTTACAGTGCAGAATACAGAAAACAGATTGGAAAATATCGTGATTCTTTGTTAGGGATTTTAAATCCGAATACTTTAGATTATCAGATCAACAGAATCCAACAGGAAATTTTTATTCATAGAAAATATAAAGAATCTGAAAAGCAATTACTCTCTTTATTGAGTAAAACAAAAGACGAAAGTCCAAACTATGCCATGATTACTTACTTGTTGGGGAAAATAGGCGAAGCGACACATGATTTGGAAGCCAGAAAAAGATACTACGCACTTTCTGCTACTTCAGATATTAAAAACGCCAATAAAGACAATGCTTCTTTACAGGAACTGGCTTTGGTTTTTTACGAAATAGGGGATGTCGATATGGCTTATAAACTTACACAATCGGCTATTGAAGACGCGCTTTATTGCAATGTCCAGTTTCGTACACTTTTAATGTCAGAAGTTTATTCTATCATCAATACCGTATATTTAGAACGTGAGGCACAAAGAAAAAGCGAATTACAGATTTACTTGCTTTGCATCAGTCTACTTTCGTTGTTTTTGATCGTTGCAGTTATTTATGTTTATATACAGATGAAAAAGGTTTCGAGAATTCGATCAGAACTTTTCGAAACCAGTCAGAAATTAGCGGAATTAAACAAAGATATTACCGAAACAAACAGTCAGCTTCAGGAAAGTAATCTGCAATTGTCTGAAGCTAATTTAGTTAAAGAAGAATATATTGCGCATTTCTTCAATCTTTGTTCAACTTATATCAATAAGCTAGAGAATTATCGTATTATTTTAAACAAGAAAGCAACGGCGAAACAATTCGATGAGATTTATAAAATACTAAAATCAACTACTTTGGTTGATAATGAATTGGAAGAATTATACAAGAATTTTGATATTATCTTTTTGAACTTATATCCAACATTCGTAAAAGATTTTAATGCTTTATTAATCCCAGAAGAGCAGATTGTTCTCAAGCAAAATGAGTTGCTAAATACCGAGCTTCGAATTTTTGCTTTAATCAGATTAGGAATTACTGATAGTGTTAAAATAGCGGCATTTTTGCGTTATTCTTTAAGCACAATTTACAACTATCGCACAAGAGCTCGAAATAAGGCCGCAGTTTCGCGAAATGATTTCGAAGAAATGGTCATGAAAATCGGCTCAAAGTCTTTGAAAGTATAA
- a CDS encoding acyl-CoA dehydrogenase family protein encodes MKPAKLQAFTPLFYLVWSDDLLTQKEFTTLQGFINSLNVLSPDEKEYLLSKVDISNPPSRNELTKWKLDIEKSIQDKSSIKSIFDIAKALSGSDLDLTPIESDFKKLENDLGILGEEALQNFKTKAGSFTANSQTNASFDIQKITRILDGKEAAIIERVKSVISRPEFAYETSTDINVFRQTVYKWCKILADENLGSMAYPKEYGGGGNIEDYFAIMETLSYHDLSLVIKFGVQFGLWGMSVQSLGTEKHYAKYLKDIGSLKLPGCFAMTETHHGSNVKGLETTATYNHSDQTFTIHTPNKNAQKEYIGNAAVHGQKATVFAKLIIDDHDYGVNAFVVPLRDPNGNVVNGVTIGDCGHKMGLNGVDNGTISFDNVVIPKEDMLDRFASVNEKGEFESPIPSDNRRFFTMLGTLVGGRIGIPRSALAAAKSGLTIAIRYSDQRRQFGPEGGSEVPILNYRMHQRRLLPHLAKTYAVHFALQYLTNRFLNRTEAEMQEIEALAAGMKSYSTWSTRDILQECREACGGKGYLSENRIDALKNDTEIYTTFEGDNTVLMQLVAKNRLAEFRKSFGEMGSLGIINYVYENAKTAIAEKNPIATRRTDDEHLLDGEFHLQAFVHREKTILASAARRIKKLIDSGLEPYDAFNVVQHQMIDVAQAYLERIVLEQFQIAIKTVEDEPSKAILTKLNQLYALSTIEKNKAWYLEDGYMEAVKTKAVRKIVNQLCWDIRPDAVALVNAFDIPESCLAAPIAV; translated from the coding sequence ATGAAACCAGCCAAACTTCAAGCCTTTACTCCGTTATTTTATTTAGTGTGGTCAGATGATTTACTGACACAGAAAGAATTTACAACTTTACAAGGATTTATAAATTCTCTAAATGTGTTATCTCCAGACGAAAAAGAATATTTGCTTTCTAAAGTAGATATTTCAAATCCGCCTTCGCGAAATGAACTCACAAAATGGAAATTAGATATTGAAAAAAGCATTCAGGATAAATCTTCTATAAAATCGATTTTTGATATTGCTAAAGCACTTTCAGGCAGTGATTTGGATTTGACGCCAATCGAATCTGATTTCAAAAAACTAGAAAATGATTTGGGAATTTTGGGTGAAGAAGCGCTTCAAAACTTTAAAACCAAAGCAGGTTCTTTTACAGCCAACTCTCAAACCAATGCGAGTTTTGATATTCAGAAAATCACTCGAATTTTAGACGGAAAAGAAGCTGCAATAATTGAAAGAGTTAAATCTGTGATTTCGAGACCTGAATTTGCATATGAAACGTCTACCGATATTAACGTTTTTAGACAAACAGTTTACAAATGGTGCAAAATTCTAGCCGATGAAAATTTAGGAAGCATGGCTTATCCGAAAGAATACGGTGGAGGAGGAAATATCGAAGATTATTTTGCCATTATGGAAACGCTGAGTTATCACGATTTGAGTTTGGTAATTAAATTTGGTGTTCAATTCGGACTTTGGGGAATGAGCGTTCAATCTTTAGGAACTGAAAAGCATTATGCAAAATATTTAAAAGATATTGGTTCGCTGAAACTTCCAGGCTGTTTTGCCATGACCGAAACACATCACGGATCGAACGTAAAAGGTTTAGAAACTACAGCAACTTACAATCATAGCGATCAGACTTTTACCATTCACACACCAAATAAAAATGCGCAAAAAGAATATATTGGCAATGCAGCCGTTCACGGACAAAAAGCAACTGTTTTCGCGAAATTAATTATTGACGATCACGATTACGGCGTGAATGCCTTTGTGGTTCCGTTACGCGATCCAAATGGAAATGTCGTAAATGGCGTAACAATTGGCGATTGTGGTCATAAAATGGGATTGAATGGTGTAGATAACGGAACCATTAGTTTCGATAATGTAGTAATTCCGAAAGAAGATATGTTGGATCGTTTTGCCTCGGTAAATGAAAAAGGAGAATTTGAGAGTCCGATTCCGAGTGACAATAGACGTTTTTTTACTATGTTAGGCACTTTGGTTGGAGGAAGAATTGGGATTCCGCGTTCGGCTTTAGCGGCAGCGAAATCTGGACTGACAATTGCCATTCGCTACAGCGATCAAAGAAGACAATTCGGACCAGAAGGCGGATCTGAAGTTCCGATCCTAAATTATAGAATGCATCAGCGCAGATTATTGCCGCATTTAGCAAAAACTTATGCTGTCCATTTTGCACTTCAATATCTAACCAATAGATTTTTGAACAGAACCGAAGCTGAAATGCAAGAAATTGAGGCGTTAGCGGCAGGAATGAAATCATATTCTACTTGGAGCACAAGAGATATTCTGCAGGAATGTCGTGAAGCCTGCGGAGGAAAAGGATATTTGTCTGAAAACCGAATCGATGCGCTTAAAAATGATACTGAAATCTATACCACTTTTGAAGGTGATAATACGGTTTTAATGCAATTGGTAGCCAAAAATCGTTTGGCAGAATTCAGAAAATCGTTTGGAGAAATGGGCTCGCTGGGAATCATTAATTATGTGTACGAGAATGCTAAAACGGCCATTGCAGAAAAAAATCCAATCGCAACTAGAAGAACTGATGATGAGCATTTATTGGATGGAGAATTTCATCTTCAAGCATTTGTTCACAGAGAAAAGACAATTTTGGCTTCTGCAGCGCGACGCATCAAGAAATTAATTGACAGTGGATTAGAACCTTATGACGCTTTTAATGTGGTTCAGCATCAAATGATTGATGTCGCACAGGCCTATTTGGAAAGAATAGTTTTAGAACAATTTCAGATTGCAATAAAAACCGTTGAAGACGAACCTTCAAAAGCAATTTTGACAAAACTGAATCAGCTGTACGCACTTTCTACAATCGAAAAAAATAAAGCTTGGTATTTGGAAGATGGTTATATGGAAGCCGTAAAAACTAAAGCAGTCCGTAAAATTGTAAATCAGCTTTGCTGGGATATTCGTCCCGATGCTGTGGCTTTAGTAAATGCTTTTGATATTCCAGAAAGCTGTTTAGCAGCGCCAATTGCGGTTTGA
- a CDS encoding glycoside hydrolase family 3 C-terminal domain-containing protein, giving the protein MLKNVKTIVVLLLLSSVGMNAQNKVPVYLDDKKPIEERVEDALKRMTTEEKIAMIHAQSKFSSPGVKRLGIPENWMTDGPHGIRAEVKWDEWDQAGWTNDSCIAFPALTALSSTWNKELASLYGKSIGEEARYRNKNVLLGPGVNIYRSPLNGRNFEYMGEDPFLASKMVVPYIKGVQSNGVAACVKHFALNNQETKRNSVDVIVDDRALYEIYLPAFKAAVQEGDVWSIMGAYNKYKGQQCCHNEYLLNDILRGEWGFKGVVVSDWGGVNDTKQAINNGLDMEFGSWTNGLSWGTSNAYDNYYLAKPYSEMIRKGEVGTKELDEKVRRILRLSFLTTMDRNRPFGSFGTEEHAIAGRKIAEEGIVLLQNNNNILPINLSKTKKIAVIGENAIKMMTVGGGSSSLKARYEITPLEGLKKRIGNQAEIVYARGYVGDPTSNYNGVVAKVSLEDKRSPAELTAEALKVAKDADIVLFIGGLNKSPNQDDEGHDRNELNLSYGQDKLISDLAKVNKNIVFVNISGNAIAMPWIKEVPGIVQGWFLGTEAGNALANVLVGDVNPSGKLSFTFPVKLSDNGAHALGEFPGGDSVKYNEGIFVGYRWADKNKIKPLFSFGHGLSYTTFAYGKVTADKKQINAGDKITFSVNVKNTGSREGSEVVQLYIADLKSSLPRPVKELKGFEKVALKAGEEKTVTFTVDKAALSFFDDKKHDWVAEPGDFEAIIGASSTDIKSKVNFSLK; this is encoded by the coding sequence ATGTTAAAAAACGTTAAAACAATTGTTGTTTTACTTTTACTAAGTTCTGTTGGAATGAATGCTCAGAACAAAGTTCCAGTTTATCTAGACGATAAAAAACCGATTGAAGAGCGTGTGGAAGATGCGCTTAAACGAATGACTACCGAAGAGAAAATTGCCATGATTCATGCGCAGTCTAAATTTAGTTCTCCAGGTGTAAAACGTCTTGGAATTCCAGAAAACTGGATGACCGATGGACCACACGGAATTCGTGCTGAGGTAAAATGGGACGAATGGGATCAGGCAGGTTGGACAAACGACTCTTGTATTGCTTTTCCTGCGCTTACTGCACTTTCATCGACATGGAACAAAGAATTGGCTTCTTTATATGGTAAATCTATTGGAGAAGAGGCGCGCTACCGTAACAAAAATGTATTATTAGGGCCTGGTGTAAACATTTACAGAAGTCCGTTAAACGGGCGTAACTTCGAATATATGGGAGAAGATCCGTTTTTAGCTTCAAAAATGGTTGTTCCTTATATTAAAGGAGTTCAGTCAAATGGAGTTGCGGCTTGCGTAAAACATTTTGCATTAAACAATCAGGAAACTAAACGTAATTCTGTTGACGTAATTGTTGACGATCGCGCATTGTACGAAATTTATCTTCCTGCTTTTAAAGCTGCAGTTCAAGAAGGTGATGTTTGGTCAATTATGGGAGCTTACAATAAATACAAAGGACAGCAATGCTGTCATAACGAATATTTGTTAAACGATATTCTTCGCGGAGAATGGGGCTTCAAAGGAGTTGTAGTTTCTGACTGGGGTGGTGTAAACGATACTAAACAAGCTATAAATAATGGATTGGATATGGAATTTGGTTCTTGGACAAATGGTTTGTCTTGGGGAACAAGTAATGCTTATGACAACTATTATTTAGCAAAACCATATTCTGAAATGATCAGAAAAGGAGAAGTTGGAACTAAGGAATTAGACGAAAAAGTACGTCGTATTCTACGTTTGTCTTTCTTGACAACAATGGATAGAAATCGTCCTTTTGGATCTTTTGGAACAGAAGAACATGCTATTGCAGGACGCAAAATTGCTGAAGAAGGAATTGTTTTATTGCAAAACAACAACAACATTTTGCCAATCAATCTTTCTAAAACTAAAAAGATTGCTGTAATTGGAGAAAATGCGATTAAAATGATGACTGTTGGTGGAGGAAGTTCTTCACTTAAAGCTAGATATGAAATCACTCCATTAGAAGGTTTGAAGAAAAGAATCGGAAATCAAGCTGAAATTGTATACGCAAGAGGTTATGTAGGAGATCCTACAAGTAACTATAACGGAGTTGTGGCTAAAGTAAGTTTAGAAGACAAACGTTCTCCAGCTGAGTTAACTGCAGAAGCTTTAAAAGTGGCAAAAGATGCTGACATTGTTCTTTTCATCGGTGGATTGAACAAAAGTCCAAATCAAGACGACGAAGGACATGATCGTAATGAATTGAATTTATCTTATGGTCAGGATAAATTAATCAGCGATTTAGCGAAAGTAAACAAAAACATTGTTTTCGTAAACATTTCTGGAAATGCAATCGCAATGCCTTGGATTAAAGAAGTTCCTGGAATTGTTCAAGGATGGTTTCTAGGAACTGAAGCTGGAAATGCTTTAGCAAATGTTTTGGTTGGAGATGTGAATCCGTCAGGAAAATTATCTTTCACTTTCCCAGTAAAATTATCTGATAACGGAGCTCATGCTTTAGGAGAATTCCCAGGTGGTGATTCAGTAAAATACAATGAAGGAATTTTTGTAGGTTACCGTTGGGCAGATAAAAACAAAATCAAACCATTGTTCTCTTTTGGGCACGGTTTAAGCTACACGACTTTTGCTTACGGAAAAGTAACAGCAGATAAAAAACAAATAAACGCTGGAGATAAAATCACATTCTCAGTAAACGTAAAAAACACAGGAAGCAGAGAAGGTTCTGAAGTAGTGCAATTGTACATTGCAGATTTAAAATCTTCATTGCCACGTCCGGTAAAAGAATTAAAAGGTTTTGAGAAAGTAGCCCTTAAAGCTGGAGAAGAAAAAACAGTAACTTTTACAGTTGATAAAGCGGCTTTAAGTTTCTTCGATGATAAAAAACACGACTGGGTTGCTGAACCTGGCGATTTTGAAGCAATAATTGGTGCTTCTTCAACAGATATTAAATCTAAAGTGAATTTTTCACTTAAATAA
- a CDS encoding DUF1349 domain-containing protein — MKKITLAILTLFFAKNISAQSLNKMQWFNEPEKWEIKNNALIMNVTANSDYWRISHYGFTVDDAPFYYTTYGGEFEAKVKLTGNYIARFDQMGLMIRIDEKNYIKTGVEFVDGKFNVSTVVTHDKSDWSVTTLDKVPPFIWIKAVRRLDAVEIFYSFDDKNYIMTRNAPLQDNTPVMVGLMAASPDGKGFEAKFENFTVKHLPDQRRLEWLKNHQ; from the coding sequence ATGAAAAAAATTACGCTCGCAATATTGACTTTATTTTTTGCGAAGAATATTTCAGCACAAAGTCTAAATAAAATGCAATGGTTTAATGAACCTGAAAAATGGGAAATTAAAAACAATGCTTTAATAATGAATGTTACTGCGAATAGTGATTATTGGAGAATTTCGCATTATGGTTTTACAGTCGATGACGCGCCTTTTTACTACACAACTTATGGTGGCGAATTTGAAGCAAAAGTAAAATTGACAGGGAATTACATTGCCCGTTTTGACCAAATGGGATTGATGATTCGTATCGACGAAAAGAATTACATTAAAACAGGAGTAGAGTTTGTTGACGGAAAATTTAATGTCAGCACCGTTGTAACACACGATAAAAGTGACTGGAGCGTTACGACTCTAGATAAGGTTCCGCCTTTTATCTGGATTAAAGCTGTACGACGATTAGATGCTGTTGAGATATTTTATTCTTTTGATGATAAAAATTATATCATGACCAGAAATGCGCCTTTGCAAGATAACACGCCTGTGATGGTTGGTTTAATGGCCGCTTCTCCAGACGGAAAAGGTTTTGAAGCAAAATTCGAAAACTTCACCGTAAAACACTTGCCAGACCAAAGAAGATTAGAATGGCTTAAAAATCACCAATAG
- a CDS encoding NADH:flavin oxidoreductase, giving the protein MSTNNLFSEFNLKSLNLKNRIVMAPMTRSFSPNGVPTDEVAAYYQKRAEGEVGLILSEGTVIDRKSSSNDANVPHFYGDLALNGWKKVIDEVHAGGGKMGPQIWHMGIMDNHHSGWVPPVPFEGPSGLNRPDFRNGVAMSEKDIEDTILAFGKAAADAKRLGFDTVEIHGAHGYLIDQFFRAETNLRDDIYGGKTLPERNRFAIEVVKEVRRQVGDDFAVIMRFSQFKPSDYNYKLAKNPQELEAWLTPLVDAGVDIIHASQRRFWEPEFEGSDLNFAGWAKKVTGAPTITVGSVGLSGDFFGAFAGESSQPTSLEELNRRFDRGDFDLVAVGRPLLSDPNWVAKIKAGKTDELKGFSKEALGQLVLE; this is encoded by the coding sequence ATGAGTACAAACAACCTCTTTTCTGAATTTAACTTAAAGTCGTTAAATCTGAAAAACCGAATCGTAATGGCGCCAATGACGCGCTCTTTTTCTCCTAACGGAGTCCCGACTGATGAAGTCGCAGCTTACTACCAAAAAAGAGCTGAGGGCGAAGTTGGTTTAATTTTATCTGAAGGAACTGTTATTGACAGAAAATCTTCTTCTAATGATGCTAATGTTCCTCACTTTTATGGCGATCTAGCTTTAAACGGATGGAAAAAAGTGATTGATGAAGTTCATGCTGGGGGCGGAAAAATGGGGCCGCAAATCTGGCATATGGGAATTATGGACAATCATCATTCTGGATGGGTTCCTCCTGTTCCGTTTGAAGGTCCATCTGGATTAAACCGTCCTGATTTTAGAAATGGCGTTGCTATGTCTGAAAAAGATATCGAAGATACCATTCTTGCTTTTGGTAAAGCTGCTGCCGATGCTAAAAGATTAGGATTTGACACTGTCGAAATTCACGGTGCACACGGTTATTTAATCGATCAGTTCTTTAGAGCTGAAACTAACTTGCGTGATGATATTTATGGCGGAAAAACTTTGCCAGAACGTAACCGATTTGCTATTGAAGTAGTTAAAGAAGTTAGAAGACAAGTTGGTGATGATTTTGCTGTTATCATGCGATTCTCTCAATTTAAACCTTCTGATTACAATTATAAATTGGCTAAAAATCCACAGGAATTAGAAGCTTGGCTAACTCCTCTTGTTGATGCTGGAGTTGATATTATTCACGCTTCTCAACGTCGTTTCTGGGAACCAGAATTTGAAGGTTCTGATTTAAACTTTGCAGGATGGGCTAAAAAAGTAACGGGAGCTCCAACTATTACTGTAGGTTCTGTTGGTCTTTCTGGCGATTTCTTTGGCGCATTTGCTGGAGAAAGCTCTCAACCAACTTCTTTAGAAGAACTAAACAGACGTTTCGACAGAGGCGATTTTGATTTGGTTGCTGTTGGAAGACCTCTTTTATCAGATCCAAACTGGGTGGCTAAAATTAAAGCTGGAAAAACTGATGAGCTAAAAGGTTTCAGTAAAGAAGCTTTAGGGCAATTGGTTTTAGAATAA
- a CDS encoding TlpA family protein disulfide reductase, which translates to MKKTVLILAFLCCVITNSKAQVVGVDVGDIAPEIDLPDTKGEKVALSSLRGTLVLVDFWASWCGPCIKEQPLLIKLHNAYPDKLSIYGVSMDTKKPLWTGAIAKAKLPWTNVSDLKYWQSPVIGDYMLQSIPLNFLIDKNGIILAKNIHGQALEAKIKELLEVQ; encoded by the coding sequence ATGAAAAAAACTGTACTCATTCTAGCATTCTTATGCTGTGTAATCACCAATTCTAAAGCTCAAGTTGTAGGCGTAGATGTTGGAGATATTGCTCCAGAAATCGATCTTCCGGATACAAAAGGAGAAAAAGTAGCGCTTTCTTCTTTAAGAGGAACTTTAGTTTTGGTAGACTTTTGGGCTTCTTGGTGCGGACCTTGCATTAAAGAACAGCCTTTATTAATAAAATTGCACAATGCTTATCCAGACAAATTATCGATCTATGGAGTTTCTATGGATACCAAAAAGCCTTTATGGACAGGAGCAATTGCGAAAGCAAAATTGCCTTGGACAAATGTTAGTGACTTAAAATACTGGCAATCTCCGGTTATTGGAGATTATATGCTGCAATCTATTCCGTTGAACTTTTTAATTGACAAAAACGGAATTATCTTAGCAAAAAACATTCATGGACAGGCTTTAGAAGCTAAAATTAAAGAGCTTTTAGAGGTTCAATAA
- a CDS encoding ArsR/SmtB family transcription factor, giving the protein METIEIFKALSNKSRLQMLEWLKEPEINFPGQLEHAGFEHGVCVGQIQAKAGLTQSTVSEYLSILQRAGFIEAKRVGQWTYYKRNEGAFEALSKLIQSNL; this is encoded by the coding sequence ATGGAAACGATAGAAATTTTTAAAGCATTATCCAATAAATCCAGACTGCAAATGCTGGAATGGCTGAAAGAACCAGAAATCAACTTTCCGGGACAGCTAGAACATGCCGGATTTGAGCATGGAGTCTGCGTTGGGCAGATTCAAGCCAAAGCAGGTTTGACACAATCTACAGTATCTGAATATCTGTCTATTTTACAGCGCGCTGGTTTTATTGAAGCGAAACGCGTTGGACAATGGACTTATTATAAACGTAACGAAGGTGCCTTTGAAGCACTTAGTAAATTAATTCAATCTAATTTGTAA